Proteins encoded by one window of Elaeis guineensis isolate ETL-2024a chromosome 12, EG11, whole genome shotgun sequence:
- the LOC105055253 gene encoding ALA-interacting subunit 3, translated as MNSKGASTSGGDGTRDSSAPRRNSKKPKYSKFTQQELPACKPILTPAWIITSFALVGLVFVPIGLASLSASEQVVEIVDRYDIDCIPEQFQKNQLAYIQNSETNKTCTRNLIVPKKMNSPVYVYYQLDNFYQNHRRYVKSRSDKQLRSTAYEQVTDSCKPEDKANGSAIVPCGLIAWSLFNDTYKFSLDSKVLEVNKKNIAWKSDQDHKFGSDVYPKNFQSGELIGGAKLNASIPLSEQEDLIVWMRTAALPTFRKLYGKIEVDLELNDKITVVIQNNYNTYGFGGKKKLVLSTTTWIGGKNDFLGVAYLTVGGMCLFLAICFVLLYVFKPRTLGDPSYLSWNRNAAGHPS; from the exons ATGAATTCCAAGGGTGCCTCGACTTCTGGCGGCGATGGAACGAGAGATTCCTCCGCTCCGAGGAGGAATTCCAAGAAACCCAAAT ATTCCAAGTTTACACAACAAGAGCTCCCAGCTTGCAAACCAATCCTAACTCCAGCATGG attataACGTCATTTGCTTTGGTTGGTTTAGTTTTTGTTCCTATTGGACTTGCTTCCCTCTCTGCATCAGAACAG GTGGTTGAAATTGTAGACCGTTATGATATAGACTGCATTCCTGAGCAGTTTCAGAAGAATCAACTTGCATATATACAAAACAGTGAAACTAACAAAACCTGTACCAGAAATTTAATT GTGCCGAAGAAAATGAACAGTCCTGTCTATGTTTATTACCAGCTTGACAATTTCTATCAGAACCATCGTAG GTATGTCAAAAGCCGAAGTGATAAACAATTGAGGAGTACAGCTTATGAGCAGGTTACAGATTCTTGTAAACCTGAAGACAAAGCAAATGGTTCGGCTATCGTCCCTTGTGGTCTCATTGCTTGGAGCTTGTTCAATGATACATACAAGTTTTCATTAGATAGTAAGGTTCTAGAGGTGAATAAGAAGAATATAGCTTGGAAGAGCGATCAGGACCATAAGTTCGGCAGTGATGTTTATCCCAAAAATTTCCAGAGTGGAGAACTGATTGGGGGTGCCAAACTTAATGCCAGCATACCT TTAAGTGAGCAAGAGGACCTAATTGTTTGGATGCGAACAGCTGCCTTGCCAACTTTCAGAAAACTCTATGGGAAGATCGAGGTGGACCTTGAACTAAATGACAAAATAACAGTGGTGATACAGAACAATTATAACACGTACGGCTTTGGAGGGAAGAAGAAGTTAGTTCTTTCAACTACAACTTGGATTGGTGGAAAAAATGATTTTCTTGGTGTAGCATATCTGACGGTTGGTGGCATGTGCCTGTTCTTGGCAATTTGCTTCGTGCTTCTGTATGTGTTCAAGCCAAG GACCCTTGGAGATCCATCATACTTATCGTGGAACAGGAATGCAGCAGGGCATCCAAGCTAG
- the LOC105055254 gene encoding 11S globulin seed storage protein 2 isoform X4: protein MAVDLSPKLSKKISEVDGGFYAAWSGADQPALIDSKVGAGILVLKPLGFALPHYADSPKSGYVLQGRALVGLVLSGDPKERVLLLKKGDVIALPLGNLTWWYNDGDTDFSIVFLGDTSNAVHPGDIAYFFLAGSLSIFNGFSMEVLKKAWGVGEEKARKLLKSQPGVLLIKLKERLHGIKPSEADAEGIVLNINHAHLGTRLEKGGYAIAMRSVNLPMLGEVRFSINFTNLEPNAMRMPGFFFEGAAQLIYVIKGSAHVEISGTDGKGVLETEVKEGYLFLVPKFFAATMIAGDEGMEWFSIITSQKPEFRQLTGATSLLNTLAPQVLETAFNVTPDLVKLLGPKEST, encoded by the exons ATGGCTGTAGACTTATCTCCCAAGCTAAGCAAGAAGATCTCTGAGGTAGATGGTGGATTTTATGCTGCTTGGTCGGGTGCAGATCAACCCGCCCTTATCGATTCAAAGGTTGGAGCTGGCATCCTCGTTTTGAAGCCACTTGGTTTTGCACTCCCTCACTACGCAGATTCACCGAAATCCGGCTATGTCCTTCAAG GTAGAGCATTAGTTGGATTAGTATTGTCAGGAGATCCTAAAGAAAGGGTACTGCTGTTGAAGAAAGGAGACGTTATAGCACTACCCTTAGGAAATCTCACATGGTGGTACAACGATGGGGACACTGATTTCTCTATTGTGTTCTTGGGCGACACTTCGAACGCCGTCCACCCCGGCGACATCGCCTACTTCTTTTTAGCAGGAAGCCTGAGCATCTTCAATGGCTTTTCAATGGAAGTCCTGAAAAAGGCTTGGGGAGTAGGGGAAGAAAAAGCCAGAAAGCTACTTAAGAGCCAACCTGGGGTTTTACTCATCAAACTTAAAGAAAGGCTGCATGGCATTAAGCCTTCTGAAGCTGATGCTGAAGGGATAGTACTAAATATCAACCATGCACATTTAGGCACCAGGCTAGAGAAAGGTGGCTATGCTATTGCAATGAGAAGTGTTAATTTACCCATGCTAGGAGAAGTTAGGTTCTCGATCAATTTTACGAATCTCGAACCCAATGCCATGCGCATGCCGGGATTCTTTTTCGAAGGAGCTGCTCAACTAATATATGTGATCAAAGGGAGTGCACATGTTGAGATTTCAGGCACTGATGGTAAAGGTGTCTTAGAGACAGAGGTGAAGGAAGGGTACCTGTTTTTGGTGCCAAAGTTCTTCGCAGCAACGATGATTGCAGGTGATGAAGGGATGGAATGGTTTTCAATCATCACAAGTCAGAA GCCTGAATTCCGTCAGCTGACAGGGGCGACATCACTTCTGAACACATTAGCACCACAGGTCCTGGAAACTGCTTTCAATGTGACTCCGGATCTTGTGAAGCTTCTGGGGCCAAAGGAGAGCACATAA
- the LOC105055254 gene encoding retrovirus-related Pol polyprotein from transposon TNT 1-94 isoform X1 yields MVDLNDLTKLDMQCLVSLNAKINETSWLWHRRLAHISMHSLSKLIKKDLVLGLPKLNFEKDRICDACQLGKQTRISFKSKNTISTSRPLELLHMDLFGPTKTTSLGGKRYGFVIIDDYSRFTWVFFLAHKNETFQIFTKFHRKVTNEKGFSIQNIRSDHGTEFENHDFENFCDENRIGHNFSAPRTPQQNGVVERKNRTLEEMARTMLCESNLPKYFWAEAINTACYILNRALIRQFLKKTPYELWKGRKPNIAYFHVFGCRCFVLNNGKEKLGKFDAKSDEAILLGYSSTSKAFRVFNKRTLVVEESIHVVFDESNDLSSRKNKGVDDADPLIEGMKEITLKDSATPEDKDQEDEQNEKGEEIQEQPQGTNDLPKEWRYVHNHPKELIIGDPMHGVKTRSSLRDVLNHCAFVSQLEPKTFEEAENDHNWINAMQEELSQFEKNNVWTLVKRPKDYSIIGTKWVFRNKLDEHGNVIRNKARLVAKGYNQEEGIDFDETFAPVARLEAIRLLLAYACFMKFKLFQMDVKSAFLNGYIFEEVYVEQPPGFENHAFPNHVFRLNKALYGLKQAPRAWYERLSKFLLNNGFSRGNVDTTLFIKRNQNDMLIIQIYVDDIIFGSTNESLCQDFAKLMQGEFEMSMMGELTFFLGLQIKQSKEGISIIQSKYTKELLKRFGMENCKPIGTPMSPSCKLDKDDEGKSVDLKYYRELQDDLDWLWLGFTGLALRSVRPSRIRPGCWVRGVTSMALPVVRLNAFRSILVALWQSLSFDSRE; encoded by the exons atggtagacttgaatgatttaactaaattagacatgcaatgcctagtttccttaaatgctaaaataaatgagactagttggctgtggcatcgtagacttgcacatattagcatgcattctctttcaaaattaatcaaaaaggatttagttctcggtttgccaaaattaaattttgaaaaggatagaatttgtgatgcatgccaattaggtaaacaaactagaatatcatttaaatccaaaaatactatttcaacttctagacctttagagctcttacatatggatttatttggaccaactaaaaccactagtctaggaggaaaacgatatggatttgtaataattgatgattactctcgttttacttgggttttctttttagctcacaaaaatgaaacttttcaaattttcacgaaatttcatcgaaaagtcactaatgaaaaagggttttcaattcaaaatattagaagtgatcatggaacagaatttgaaaatcatgactttgaaaatttttgtgatgaaaatagaattggccacaacttctctgctcctaggacaccccaacaaaatggggtagttgaaaggaaaaatagaaccttagaagaaatggcccgtaccatgctctgtgaaagcaaccttccaaaatatttttgggcggaagctattaacacagcatgttacattttaaatcgtgctttaataagacaatttttaaagaaaaccccctatgaactttggaaaggaagaaaaccaaatattgcctattttcatgtttttggttgccgatgttttgtattaaataatggcaaagaaaaacttggtaaatttgatgcaaaatcagatgaagcaatccttctaggttactcctccactagtaaagcatttagagtgttcaacaaaagaaccttagtagttgaggagtccatacatgttgtctttgatgaatctaacgatctttcttcaaggaagaataagggtgttgatgatgcagatccactaatagaaggtatgaaggagatcactctaaaagattcagcaactccagaagacaaggatcaagaagatgaacaaaatgagaaaggtgaagaaattcaagaacaacctcaaggtacaaatgacttacccaaggaatggaggtatgttcacaaccaccctaaggaattaattatcggagatcctatgcatggggtaaaaacacgttcttcacttagagatgtacttaatcattgtgcttttgtatctcaacttgaacctaaaacttttgaagaagctgaaaatgatcataactggattaatgctatgcaagaagaactcagtcaatttgaaaaaaataatgtttggaccttagtgaaaagacctaaagattattcaataattggcacaaaatgggtctttagaaacaaattagatgagcatggaaatgtaattagaaataaagcaagactggttgctaagggatataatcaagaagaaggaattgattttgatgaaacctttgcacctgttgctagattagaagccattagacttctacttgcttatgcttgctttatgaaattcaaactatttcaaatggatgttaaaagtgcatttttaaatggatatatttttgaagaagtatatgtagaacaaccccctggatttgaaaatcatgcttttcccaatcatgtctttagattaaataaagctttatatggtctaaaacaagcacctagagcatggtatgaaaggctaagcaaatttctactaaataatggtttctcaagaggcaatgtggatacaactctatttattaaaagaaaccaaaatgatatgctaattatacaaatttatgttgatgacataatttttgggtctactaatgaatccctttgtcaagactttgctaagcttatgcagggagagttcgagatgagcatgatgggagaactcaccttcttcctcggactccaaatcaaacaatcaaaagagggaatctccatcatccaaagcaagtacaccaaggaactactcaaaagatttggaatggagaactgcaaaccaattggcacaccaatgagtccctcatgtaagcttgacaaggatgatgaaggtaaaagcgtagacttaaaatactatagag agttgcaggatgacttagattggctatggcttggatttacgg ggcttgctctaaggagtgtgcggccatcacgtatccgacccgggtgttgggttcggggcgtgacatccATGGCCCTTCCAGTGGTTCGCCTCAATGCCTTCCGATCGATCCTGGTGGCCCTCTGGCAGTCCTTGAGCTTCGATTCCAGAGAGTAG
- the LOC105055254 gene encoding retrovirus-related Pol polyprotein from transposon TNT 1-94 isoform X3 encodes MVDLNDLTKLDMQCLVSLNAKINETSWLWHRRLAHISMHSLSKLIKKDLVLGLPKLNFEKDRICDACQLGKQTRISFKSKNTISTSRPLELLHMDLFGPTKTTSLGGKRYGFVIIDDYSRFTWVFFLAHKNETFQIFTKFHRKVTNEKGFSIQNIRSDHGTEFENHDFENFCDENRIGHNFSAPRTPQQNGVVERKNRTLEEMARTMLCESNLPKYFWAEAINTACYILNRALIRQFLKKTPYELWKGRKPNIAYFHVFGCRCFVLNNGKEKLGKFDAKSDEAILLGYSSTSKAFRVFNKRTLVVEESIHVVFDESNDLSSRKNKGVDDADPLIEGMKEITLKDSATPEDKDQEDEQNEKGEEIQEQPQGTNDLPKEWRYVHNHPKELIIGDPMHGVKTRSSLRDVLNHCAFVSQLEPKTFEEAENDHNWINAMQEELSQFEKNNVWTLVKRPKDYSIIGTKWVFRNKLDEHGNVIRNKARLVAKGYNQEEGIDFDETFAPVARLEAIRLLLAYACFMKFKLFQMDVKSAFLNGYIFEEVYVEQPPGFENHAFPNHVFRLNKALYGLKQAPRAWYERLSKFLLNNGFSRGNVDTTLFIKRNQNDMLIIQIYVDDIIFGSTNESLCQDFAKLMQGEFEMSMMGELTFFLGLQIKQSKEGISIIQSKYTKELLKRFGMENCKPIGTPMSPSCKLDKDDEGKSVDLKYYRELQDDLDWLWLGFTVRELNRMRLENASRNKLDSNEAQLSCLSSSRTLDLLSTRLRDI; translated from the exons atggtagacttgaatgatttaactaaattagacatgcaatgcctagtttccttaaatgctaaaataaatgagactagttggctgtggcatcgtagacttgcacatattagcatgcattctctttcaaaattaatcaaaaaggatttagttctcggtttgccaaaattaaattttgaaaaggatagaatttgtgatgcatgccaattaggtaaacaaactagaatatcatttaaatccaaaaatactatttcaacttctagacctttagagctcttacatatggatttatttggaccaactaaaaccactagtctaggaggaaaacgatatggatttgtaataattgatgattactctcgttttacttgggttttctttttagctcacaaaaatgaaacttttcaaattttcacgaaatttcatcgaaaagtcactaatgaaaaagggttttcaattcaaaatattagaagtgatcatggaacagaatttgaaaatcatgactttgaaaatttttgtgatgaaaatagaattggccacaacttctctgctcctaggacaccccaacaaaatggggtagttgaaaggaaaaatagaaccttagaagaaatggcccgtaccatgctctgtgaaagcaaccttccaaaatatttttgggcggaagctattaacacagcatgttacattttaaatcgtgctttaataagacaatttttaaagaaaaccccctatgaactttggaaaggaagaaaaccaaatattgcctattttcatgtttttggttgccgatgttttgtattaaataatggcaaagaaaaacttggtaaatttgatgcaaaatcagatgaagcaatccttctaggttactcctccactagtaaagcatttagagtgttcaacaaaagaaccttagtagttgaggagtccatacatgttgtctttgatgaatctaacgatctttcttcaaggaagaataagggtgttgatgatgcagatccactaatagaaggtatgaaggagatcactctaaaagattcagcaactccagaagacaaggatcaagaagatgaacaaaatgagaaaggtgaagaaattcaagaacaacctcaaggtacaaatgacttacccaaggaatggaggtatgttcacaaccaccctaaggaattaattatcggagatcctatgcatggggtaaaaacacgttcttcacttagagatgtacttaatcattgtgcttttgtatctcaacttgaacctaaaacttttgaagaagctgaaaatgatcataactggattaatgctatgcaagaagaactcagtcaatttgaaaaaaataatgtttggaccttagtgaaaagacctaaagattattcaataattggcacaaaatgggtctttagaaacaaattagatgagcatggaaatgtaattagaaataaagcaagactggttgctaagggatataatcaagaagaaggaattgattttgatgaaacctttgcacctgttgctagattagaagccattagacttctacttgcttatgcttgctttatgaaattcaaactatttcaaatggatgttaaaagtgcatttttaaatggatatatttttgaagaagtatatgtagaacaaccccctggatttgaaaatcatgcttttcccaatcatgtctttagattaaataaagctttatatggtctaaaacaagcacctagagcatggtatgaaaggctaagcaaatttctactaaataatggtttctcaagaggcaatgtggatacaactctatttattaaaagaaaccaaaatgatatgctaattatacaaatttatgttgatgacataatttttgggtctactaatgaatccctttgtcaagactttgctaagcttatgcagggagagttcgagatgagcatgatgggagaactcaccttcttcctcggactccaaatcaaacaatcaaaagagggaatctccatcatccaaagcaagtacaccaaggaactactcaaaagatttggaatggagaactgcaaaccaattggcacaccaatgagtccctcatgtaagcttgacaaggatgatgaaggtaaaagcgtagacttaaaatactatagag agttgcaggatgacttagattggctatggcttggatttacgg TTAGGGAGCTAAACAGGATGAGGTTGGAGAATGCAAGTCGAAACAAATTAGATTCAAATGAGGCCCAACTCTCATGCTTGAGCTCGAGCCGAACTCTTGATCTCTTATCCACAAG GTTGAGGGACATTTGA
- the LOC105055254 gene encoding retrovirus-related Pol polyprotein from transposon TNT 1-94 isoform X2 encodes MVDLNDLTKLDMQCLVSLNAKINETSWLWHRRLAHISMHSLSKLIKKDLVLGLPKLNFEKDRICDACQLGKQTRISFKSKNTISTSRPLELLHMDLFGPTKTTSLGGKRYGFVIIDDYSRFTWVFFLAHKNETFQIFTKFHRKVTNEKGFSIQNIRSDHGTEFENHDFENFCDENRIGHNFSAPRTPQQNGVVERKNRTLEEMARTMLCESNLPKYFWAEAINTACYILNRALIRQFLKKTPYELWKGRKPNIAYFHVFGCRCFVLNNGKEKLGKFDAKSDEAILLGYSSTSKAFRVFNKRTLVVEESIHVVFDESNDLSSRKNKGVDDADPLIEGMKEITLKDSATPEDKDQEDEQNEKGEEIQEQPQGTNDLPKEWRYVHNHPKELIIGDPMHGVKTRSSLRDVLNHCAFVSQLEPKTFEEAENDHNWINAMQEELSQFEKNNVWTLVKRPKDYSIIGTKWVFRNKLDEHGNVIRNKARLVAKGYNQEEGIDFDETFAPVARLEAIRLLLAYACFMKFKLFQMDVKSAFLNGYIFEEVYVEQPPGFENHAFPNHVFRLNKALYGLKQAPRAWYERLSKFLLNNGFSRGNVDTTLFIKRNQNDMLIIQIYVDDIIFGSTNESLCQDFAKLMQGEFEMSMMGELTFFLGLQIKQSKEGISIIQSKYTKELLKRFGMENCKPIGTPMSPSCKLDKDDEGKSVDLKYYRELQDDLDWLWLGFTVRELNRMRLENASRNKLDSNEAQLSCLSSSRTLDLLSTSLVSENQG; translated from the exons atggtagacttgaatgatttaactaaattagacatgcaatgcctagtttccttaaatgctaaaataaatgagactagttggctgtggcatcgtagacttgcacatattagcatgcattctctttcaaaattaatcaaaaaggatttagttctcggtttgccaaaattaaattttgaaaaggatagaatttgtgatgcatgccaattaggtaaacaaactagaatatcatttaaatccaaaaatactatttcaacttctagacctttagagctcttacatatggatttatttggaccaactaaaaccactagtctaggaggaaaacgatatggatttgtaataattgatgattactctcgttttacttgggttttctttttagctcacaaaaatgaaacttttcaaattttcacgaaatttcatcgaaaagtcactaatgaaaaagggttttcaattcaaaatattagaagtgatcatggaacagaatttgaaaatcatgactttgaaaatttttgtgatgaaaatagaattggccacaacttctctgctcctaggacaccccaacaaaatggggtagttgaaaggaaaaatagaaccttagaagaaatggcccgtaccatgctctgtgaaagcaaccttccaaaatatttttgggcggaagctattaacacagcatgttacattttaaatcgtgctttaataagacaatttttaaagaaaaccccctatgaactttggaaaggaagaaaaccaaatattgcctattttcatgtttttggttgccgatgttttgtattaaataatggcaaagaaaaacttggtaaatttgatgcaaaatcagatgaagcaatccttctaggttactcctccactagtaaagcatttagagtgttcaacaaaagaaccttagtagttgaggagtccatacatgttgtctttgatgaatctaacgatctttcttcaaggaagaataagggtgttgatgatgcagatccactaatagaaggtatgaaggagatcactctaaaagattcagcaactccagaagacaaggatcaagaagatgaacaaaatgagaaaggtgaagaaattcaagaacaacctcaaggtacaaatgacttacccaaggaatggaggtatgttcacaaccaccctaaggaattaattatcggagatcctatgcatggggtaaaaacacgttcttcacttagagatgtacttaatcattgtgcttttgtatctcaacttgaacctaaaacttttgaagaagctgaaaatgatcataactggattaatgctatgcaagaagaactcagtcaatttgaaaaaaataatgtttggaccttagtgaaaagacctaaagattattcaataattggcacaaaatgggtctttagaaacaaattagatgagcatggaaatgtaattagaaataaagcaagactggttgctaagggatataatcaagaagaaggaattgattttgatgaaacctttgcacctgttgctagattagaagccattagacttctacttgcttatgcttgctttatgaaattcaaactatttcaaatggatgttaaaagtgcatttttaaatggatatatttttgaagaagtatatgtagaacaaccccctggatttgaaaatcatgcttttcccaatcatgtctttagattaaataaagctttatatggtctaaaacaagcacctagagcatggtatgaaaggctaagcaaatttctactaaataatggtttctcaagaggcaatgtggatacaactctatttattaaaagaaaccaaaatgatatgctaattatacaaatttatgttgatgacataatttttgggtctactaatgaatccctttgtcaagactttgctaagcttatgcagggagagttcgagatgagcatgatgggagaactcaccttcttcctcggactccaaatcaaacaatcaaaagagggaatctccatcatccaaagcaagtacaccaaggaactactcaaaagatttggaatggagaactgcaaaccaattggcacaccaatgagtccctcatgtaagcttgacaaggatgatgaaggtaaaagcgtagacttaaaatactatagag agttgcaggatgacttagattggctatggcttggatttacgg TTAGGGAGCTAAACAGGATGAGGTTGGAGAATGCAAGTCGAAACAAATTAGATTCAAATGAGGCCCAACTCTCATGCTTGAGCTCGAGCCGAACTCTTGATCTCTTATCCACAAG TTTGGTTTCTGAAAACCAAGGTTGA